ATTAAGGCAGCATTTGAACAGGCTAACCCGGAAATTCAGAAACAGTTAAGTCATATTGTTCAGTTATTTTTACGAGGAAATTTATATGACAAGCGTTTAACTGAGGTGATGGCAGAAATTTCAGACAAAGCACAACAACGAGGCTTAACCCCAGAAATTTTACAAGATATTTTAGACGATGACAATGACCAGTAGATTGGTCATTGATACCAATGTATTAATCAGTGCTTTGCTGTTTAAATCATCAGTTCCATTTCGGGCGTTAGAGTTAGCGGAAGAACAAGGAATAATTTTATACTCTGAAGCAACTTTAAGTGAATTAGGACAAGTTCTGAATCGTCCCAAGTTTGAGAAATATATTTCTCCGGAAGAAAAACAACTGTTTTTAATTAAATTCATCAATTCCTGCCAATTAGTCAAGATTACAGAAACAATCACAATTTGCAGAGATAAAAAAGACAATAAATTTTTAGAACTGGCTGTTAGTGGTAATGCTAATCTCCTCATTACAGGATATTTGGATTTATTAGTGTTAAATCCTTTTCAATCTATAGAAATTATGACGCCAGATAGGTTTGTTTATAAATGTACTGAATAAACTCCACCCGTGGGCGTGTTTTTCTTGAATCAGTTGGGCAACTGAAACGCGGCTCTGGGCAATGGTTGCCTGATTTTGAGCATCAATGTCTAGGTATTGCCAAGTTATCAGGAGTATCGGTGGTGAATGTCATCTTGAGGAGAGGGTAAGAGTTGATACTATTGTAGCCAAATTTCCAGAAACCTGGTTTCTTGACGACATCACTTATCAAATGGATTCCATAAACTTAACCCGTCAATGCGCTTAAAATCATCAACGCTGCGAGTCACCAAAATACATCCGGTGACTAAAGCACAAGCAGCAATGATACCATCAGCCAGTTTTAAGCGATAAGTTCGTCTAATTATCGCCGCAGTATCTAAAACCGCTTCGGTCAATGATACGCAGTTAATTAGCCTTAAAAATTCTCGCACTTCATTGGCTTGTTCTTCGGTTAGACCAGGGTAACAAAGCAATTCAACCCAAGTAATTGGACAGTAAAATCCCTCTGCTTGTCGGATGTCAATTTTCTCAAAGATCAAGCAATCAAACCCTCAGTCCAACTCATCAGCGATCGCCTCATAGTAAGCCTTCCAAGCAATTGCTAAGGTGGTCTTAGCTTCTGCCACAACCGCCTCTGCCTGTGGATGGCCTGCCAAACTCATAGCTTCTCCTAACTTCTGAAGCGCTTCTCCCCGATAGCCATTAATGGGAATTGAATCTGCTAGTTCTTTTGCCTGGGAGAATTCTCCGACCTTTGCCATCATCGCAACAACTTCCCGGAGTGTCTTTTCCGGCCAAGAGGGATAGCTTAAAGTCCGTGCGATCGCGATCGCCTCCTCAAAACGTCCTACCTCAGACAAAGCCAGCGCCAACTTCTCCAAGCTATTCTCCCGAATGACCTCATCTCCAATCAAGTCAACCAAAGCCTTCGCCTCCGTCAGAACAGCCTCTACTTCCTGAAGGCGATCCACTTGAGTCAAAATTTTGGATAAACTCACCAACCCATAAATCGACCAACGTTCCAACCCAGCAGCCACTTTTCTAGCTTCAGCAAAGATCGCCGCTGCTTCATCACAACGATCCGCTTGAATCAATTGCACCCCCAGTTCCCCCAAAGCAGGTACCTGGCGATAACCCGGAATTAACCGGATCGCATCAGCCGCCTGGGAAAATTGTCCGGCTTGAGCGAGAAGTTTCGCTACACCTTTAATAGCATCCAGCCGAGGCAACTCTTGCTGTAAAGAGCGAGCTATCTCCATCGCTTGGGGAAACTGTCCGATTTGAGCCAGAGCTAGAGCCATAGCACAGCGGACATTTTCCTGGCTAGAAATAGGACGCAGAGAGTGAATCATCAGGGGAATTTCCACCAATAGAGCCTCTGCGTCTGGGTAACGATGGGCTTGAGCTAAGGCTGTCGCTAGTTGACATAGCGCGATCGCTCTGCTAGATTTCCCTTTAATCTCACGAGTAGCCACTAGAGCCTCAGCAAAGGTAGCATCAGCTTCTTGGGAACGACCAGCCAGAGCTAATTGAACAGCTAAATCCTTTAAAGTCGTAGCTTGCGTGGTTTCCATAGAACCGTGAAATCTACAAGTCTTAACGGTTTGTTTCCCAACTTTCCCTAAGATACCGCCTCATGTAGATCGTCTGGAGTTAAATGGGGGTGAAGAACCTTACCATCGCGGAACCAAACAATGCGCTGCGTTTGTCTGGCGACATCGGGTTCGTGCGTTACCATCACCACTGTCATCCCGGCTGCATTCAGTTCGCTGAAAATATCCATCACTTCCTGAGTCGTTTTCGTATCTAGCGCTCCAGTCGGTTCATCGGCGAGTAATAATACAGGTCTATTGACAATAGCACGGGCGATCGCCACCCGTTGTTGCTGTCCCCCCGATAGCTGAGTTGGCTTGTTCTGCATTCGGTTTTC
The DNA window shown above is from Desertifilum tharense IPPAS B-1220 and carries:
- a CDS encoding putative toxin-antitoxin system toxin component, PIN family — translated: MTSRLVIDTNVLISALLFKSSVPFRALELAEEQGIILYSEATLSELGQVLNRPKFEKYISPEEKQLFLIKFINSCQLVKITETITICRDKKDNKFLELAVSGNANLLITGYLDLLVLNPFQSIEIMTPDRFVYKCTE
- a CDS encoding type II toxin-antitoxin system VapC family toxin translates to MIFEKIDIRQAEGFYCPITWVELLCYPGLTEEQANEVREFLRLINCVSLTEAVLDTAAIIRRTYRLKLADGIIAACALVTGCILVTRSVDDFKRIDGLSLWNPFDK
- a CDS encoding tetratricopeptide repeat protein; this translates as METTQATTLKDLAVQLALAGRSQEADATFAEALVATREIKGKSSRAIALCQLATALAQAHRYPDAEALLVEIPLMIHSLRPISSQENVRCAMALALAQIGQFPQAMEIARSLQQELPRLDAIKGVAKLLAQAGQFSQAADAIRLIPGYRQVPALGELGVQLIQADRCDEAAAIFAEARKVAAGLERWSIYGLVSLSKILTQVDRLQEVEAVLTEAKALVDLIGDEVIRENSLEKLALALSEVGRFEEAIAIARTLSYPSWPEKTLREVVAMMAKVGEFSQAKELADSIPINGYRGEALQKLGEAMSLAGHPQAEAVVAEAKTTLAIAWKAYYEAIADELD